From Ochotona princeps isolate mOchPri1 chromosome X, mOchPri1.hap1, whole genome shotgun sequence, one genomic window encodes:
- the PABPC1L2B gene encoding polyadenylate-binding protein 1-like 2 encodes MASLYVGDLHPEVTEAMLYEKFSPAGPILSIRICRDKITRRSLGYAYVNYQQPVDAKRALETLNFDVIKGRPVRIMWSQRDPSLRKSGVGNVFIKNLGKTIDNKALYNIFSAFGNILSCKVACDEKGPKGYGFVHFQKQESAERAIDAMNGMFLNYRKIFVGRFKSHKEREAERGAWARQSTSADVKDFEEDTDEEATLR; translated from the coding sequence ATGGCCTCGCTGTACGTGGGCGACCTGCACCCCGAAGTGACTGAGGCAATGCTCTACGAGAAGTTCAGCCCAGCCGGGCCCATCCTCTCCATCCGCATCTGCAGGGACAAGATCACCCGCCGCTCCCTGGGCTACGCATATGTCAACTACCAGCAACCGGTGGACGCAAAGCGGGCCCTCGAGACCCTGAATTTCGATGTGATCAAGGGCAGGCCGGTTCGCATCATGTGGTCCCAGAGGGACCCCTCGCTCCGCAAAAGCGGGGTGGGCAACGTCTTCATCAAGAACCTGGGCAAGACCATCGACAACAAGGCGCTGTACAACATTTTCTCAGCCTTTGGCAACATCCTGTCCTGCAAAGTGGCCTGCGACGAAAAGGGGCCCAAGGGCTATGGGTTCGTGCACTTCCAGAAGCAGGAGTCAGCCGAGAGGGCCATAGATGCGATGAATGGCATGTTCCTCAATTACCGCAAAATCTTCGTGGGCAGATTCAAGTCCCATAAGGAGCGAGAGGCTGAAAGgggagcctgggccaggcagTCTACCAGTGCTGACGTCAAGGATTTCGAGGAAGACACCGACGAGGAGGCCACCTTGCGATGA